The DNA region GTCAAAAGCTGGTCGTAGTCCTGGGGAGGCCCTAAACGACGCAGTAACCGTACCCGATTCTCCACCATAATGCGAGCATCGGCACGGGAAACTGGCTCAAATTCTAAGCCATTCTCTCCGGTCGTCACGACAAAAAACAATCGCTGAGCATAGAGAGTCGTAAACAACTCCCGGTTTGCATCAACCAGACAGATCCTGAAGAGCAAGCCAAAGTTCGGATGGTTTAGATAATTTTCGTCGCTCATTCAGTCCTGTTCGGGATAGCAGCTTAATACTACATAAGTTTTACTGTCTAATGGACATCGAATAACACGTTTCTCCATGAATTTCAGCCATCTAGCAAACATTAATCAGTAACCCGGTGCTTACTTTCCCATATTTCGCTTCATTTGTTCCAGTTCTTCCTCCGCTTCCCAGCGCTTAAACTGCTGCTCTAAGGGATCAGCAGCGCTCCCCCGCACATAGTTAGAAGGTTGACTCCAGCCAATGCTGTCCCATTGTTGTTGACGCTGTTTCGCCTGTGCCGAAGCGCGAGCCGCCTGCGCCTGCGCCACTTGAGTTTGCACTTCCTGTCGCCGCTGCTGAATTTTTTGCTGCAGTTCCTGGGTTTGCCGAATCCGTTCCTTCAGCATTTCCATCTGGCCCCATTTCTGGTTGCCCTGTCGTAAGAGTGCCGCTTCCCGTTCTTCTGCAGGACCAGCCAGATCTAGCCGACCTTTGGCTTTCGCCTTCTCAATTCGGGTATGCCAGACCTGAATCTCCTGAGCAATGGCCAGAATTTCATCCTGGAGTTGCCGTTCCCTCAGCTTCAGGTCTGTCATCAACTTGAGAGTTTCCTCCTCTTGTTCCCGCAATTTTTCCTCCAGAGCCATCAGTTCCAGATCCGGATGATCCCGCAGGAACTCCTCCAACCGAGATTCTAGAAAGCGACTGAAATCGTCAAATAAACCCATAGGAAGCTCCGCGACAAGAATTGAATGATCAATTTTGAATGATGAATAGTGGGTGGGCTACTCCTAATTCATAACTCATAATTCATCATTCATAACTCTATCTAGAAGCTGTGTCCGACAAACAACGATCGCACCTCTCCATTGCGGCGGATTAAAGCCTGGTCTTTGCTGACTTCTACCAGCGTCCATCCAGAGGAACCAATACTTTCACCAATCTCGTAGCGCTGGGTAACCCCGTTCACTTCAAATAAAGCTGCAGAACGATTCCCCTGATCCAGGACTCCTACCAACTTGCGGGAAACGATCGCAACGGCAGGACTGGGGATCTGGTTCGGTTTAACAGAGGGTAGAACACCCGGTTTAGTGCCAAAGGGGAGGGTAAATGCAGTATTGGGAGCTGGGTTTGGACGGACACTTCCCGGTGGCAGAGTCGTTTTTCTCGGTGCTCCCGGTAGGGGGGCAATGGCTGTCCCAGGAGGCGTGAAATTCGAGGGAAATTCGTACACCGGAACATAAATTCGACTGAGACCAGTCGCGGGTTGGGAAGTACCTGCGGTGCCTGCAGGTGGGGCCGTGGTGGCTGGAATGTTGACGGTGGGCATTTTTCCAGTTGTGGTAGCTGGATCTGGAGCCGTTGTGCTGGCTTGCTGCTGATCAATGTTCTGCAAGGACTTTTGCACATAATCTGCAAATCGGCTGGCATCTTGGGAATTCGGTGATGCAGCCGTGGTCGCCGGAGCCACAGCAACCGGGGTGGCTGGTCGGTGACGATCCTGATAAAACAGCCAGAGCGCCAGGGTAACAATGACTGAAATACAGCCGATGCCCAACAACAGGCGATCGTAGGAACCAACCGAGAACCGCGATCGCTCCTGCGGGGCAGATTGGGCGATCGCCTCAGTCGCTGCCACTGCCGATTCTGTGATGTCCGATAACTCTCCCGATTCTGTGGCTGGCTCCACCTGGGGCAAGGCGGATTCAGGAAAAGGAACCAGAGAGGAAGAGGAGAGCGATTCAGAATCTGTTGAATCGATTTTTTGTTGATCAGGTTGACCAATGGGAGGGGCAGCAGTAGCCACTGAAGCAGGCGC from Leptodesmis sichuanensis A121 includes:
- the pipX gene encoding transcriptional coactivator PipX, translating into MSDENYLNHPNFGLLFRICLVDANRELFTTLYAQRLFFVVTTGENGLEFEPVSRADARIMVENRVRLLRRLGPPQDYDQLLTIYKQTFQ
- a CDS encoding TIGR04376 family protein — its product is MGLFDDFSRFLESRLEEFLRDHPDLELMALEEKLREQEEETLKLMTDLKLRERQLQDEILAIAQEIQVWHTRIEKAKAKGRLDLAGPAEEREAALLRQGNQKWGQMEMLKERIRQTQELQQKIQQRRQEVQTQVAQAQAARASAQAKQRQQQWDSIGWSQPSNYVRGSAADPLEQQFKRWEAEEELEQMKRNMGK
- a CDS encoding type II secretion system protein N, which codes for MPPMFQNASTEPVLNSRSKDDPPFPVQGAFVDEHAMLESGSFAADSDASRLMDDLFQDLDQLLGVERGTLTSRPPEPVFAPASVATAAPPIGQPDQQKIDSTDSESLSSSSLVPFPESALPQVEPATESGELSDITESAVAATEAIAQSAPQERSRFSVGSYDRLLLGIGCISVIVTLALWLFYQDRHRPATPVAVAPATTAASPNSQDASRFADYVQKSLQNIDQQQASTTAPDPATTTGKMPTVNIPATTAPPAGTAGTSQPATGLSRIYVPVYEFPSNFTPPGTAIAPLPGAPRKTTLPPGSVRPNPAPNTAFTLPFGTKPGVLPSVKPNQIPSPAVAIVSRKLVGVLDQGNRSAALFEVNGVTQRYEIGESIGSSGWTLVEVSKDQALIRRNGEVRSLFVGHSF